CGCCCACCTTGCTATATCTGCTGAAGGCCAACGGCGCGCTGCTGCTTTTCGCGCTGGCCTATTTCGGGTTGCTGCGCCGGCTCACCTTCTTCACGCTGAACCGGTATTACCTGCTGTTTGCGCTGCTGTTTTCGGCGGTGTACCCGGCCCTGCCGGTGCCGGCGCTGCTGCCCCCGGTGGCGGCCGCCCCCGTGGCCGTGGTGCTGGTGGAGACAGCCGCCGGGCCCACCGGGGGCCTGACAACGCCCGCCCCCACCGACTGGAACGCCGTGGCGCTGGCCGTATATGGCGCCGGCGTGGCCCTGGGGCTGCTGCGGTTGCTGGTGCAGTTGCTGTCGCTGGCGCGGCTGCGGCGCCTTTCGCGGCCGGCGCTGGTGAGCGGCGTGGCGGTGCGGGTGCTGCCGGGCGAGGTCAGCCCCTTCTCCTTTGGGCCAACCATTTACCTGAACCCGGCGCAACACCCGGCACCCGAGCTGGCGGCCGTGCTGCGCCACGAGCAGGTGCACGTGCGCCACTGGCACACGCTGGACGTGCTGCTGGCTCACCTGGCCCAGGCCGGGGCCTGGTGCAACCCGGCGGCGTGGCTGCTGCGCCGCGCCCTGCTCGATAACCTCGAATTCCTGGCCGACCACGCCGCCCTGCAGTCGGGCCTCGACCGGCGCGCCTACCAATACAGCCTGCTGCGCCTGAGCCAGGCACAGCCGGGCCCGGCCCTCGTTTCGCATTTCACATTTCCAACCCTCAAAAACCGTGTTGCCATGATGAACACACCGCTTTCTTCGACCGGGCAGCTGGCCCGCTATTTTGTGGCCGGGCCGCTGGTGCTGGCTGCTGCCCTGGGCTTTTCGGGCGCGCGGGCGCAGGGCGCCGGGCCGGTGGTGCCAGTGGCGGCCCACGAAGCATCGGCTCAACCAGACCGGGAGCACGCCACCGACTACCACATCACCCACTACCTCGACGGCAAGGTGAGCTCCATAGAGGATGAACGTAAACTTGGTGCTGAAAATGTGGCATCTATGGTGGCATTAAAAGGCGAAGACGCCCGCAAAATCTCCGGCAACCCGCAGGACGAATACGTGATGGTGATGACCTCGAAGCAGAACCAGAACCGCCCCGATGTGCTTGCCTTCAACCAAAAAGTGGCCGCGGCCGAAGCCCGGGCCGCCTCTACACGCCCGGCGCCCGCGCCCGCGCCCGCCGCACGCCGCCGTCCGGCCGGGCAACCCTCGTCGGTTCGGACTGTGCAAGGGGTTCGCCTCGCGTCGGCGCCCGCGTCGAGCGCCGCGCCGGCGGCTTCGCAGCCCAGCGGACCGCCGCCGGTGTATTACGTAGACGGCAAGGTCACCCGCGACGGCTTGGCGAACGTCGCCCCCGACGCCATTGCCTCCGTCAACGTGTTCAAGGGCGAAAAAACGCGGGAGCTGGCGGGTAACGCGGGCGCGGCAGGCGTCGTGGTCATCACCACCAAGCAGCGCCAAGACGCGCCCGAAGTGCGCGCATTCAACGAGAAGCTGGGCATTGCGGCCTCACCGCCGGCTCCGGCCGCCAGTGTGCCCTACCTGGCTGCGCCAGCGCTGGCCTACATCACGCAGCACTACCCGGCCGCCCGCCTGCTGGGCGTGAGCGAAGTGAAGGCAGCCGACGCCACCCCCTTGCACTACCAGGCCAATATTGTGATGGGTCGCCGGCCGGCCTACCTGCTCTTCGACGCGCAGGGCCAGTTCATCTCGGAGTCATACACCAGCTACCTGAAATAACAGCCCCACCAGACGACGGGCATTATTTGTTCTTTGCGAAAGCCGCTTCCTTTACCGGAAGCGGCTTTTTAGTGTTTGCCGAGATGCAGCCCCGGCCGCAATTTGCTTTCTTTAGGAGCTTTTTGCATCAGTGTAACACTCCTTTTTGCGTCTATGAACAATCGATACGTTGTGGCCAGCACAGCCGCCCTGCTGGCCCTGGCCAGCTGCGCCGGCACCAAGCCTGCTACCGTGGCCACCGCCACGCCGCCCGCACCTGCCCCTACCACCGAAACCTATCCCAAAGGCGTGGGCCTCGACATGGCCGACCTCGACCGCTCGGTGAACCCCTGCGACGACTTCTTTCAGTTTTCGGGCGGCAACTGGCTGCGCAACAACCCCGTGCCGAGCTACGCCAGCAGCTGGGGGCCGCGCAACCTGCTCGGCAACCGCACGCAGGACTTGCTGCGCAAGATTCTGGAAGACGCGGCGGCCAACCGCAGCGCCCCGCCCGGCTCGAACCTGCAAAAGGTGGGGGACTTCTACGCCGCCGCCATGGACACGGCCGCCATCGACCGGGCCGGCCTCGCGCCGCTGAAGCCGGAGCTGGACCGCGTGGCCGCCGTGCGCGACGCCGCCGCGCTGCGCGCCGAACTCATCCATTTGCAGGACCTGGGCCTTGGCGTGCTGTTCCGCATCGGGGTGGACGTGGACGAGAAAAACACCTCGCAATACGCCGTGCAGATGAACCAGGGCGGCCTCACGCTGCCCAACCGGGAGTTTTACTTCAAAACCGACGCCCGCACCGAGAAGGTGAAAACGGCTTACCGCACCTACATGCAGGAGCTGTTTCGCCTGCAGGGCGCGGCGCCTGCAGTGGCCCAGCTCGACGCGGCCGTGGTGGAGCGCATCGAAACGCGCCTGGCCAAGGCCTCGCGCACGCCCGTGGAGCTGCGCGACCCGCAGGCCAACTACAACAAGATGACCGTGGCCGCCGCCCAGAAGCGCTACCCGGCGCTCGACCCCAAGAGCCTGCTGGCGGGCCTGCAGCTGGGCAAGGCGCAGGAAATCATCGTTGGGCAGCCGGCGTTTTTTGACGAGGTAAACGCCGTGCTGAAAACTGAGAGCGTGCCCGACCTCAAAACCTACCTGCGCTGGCACCTGCTGCGCAGCGCGGCCGCGGCCCTGCCCGCGCCGTTTGCCGATGCTTCTTTCCGCTACAACCAAGCCCTGACCGGCGCCAAGCAGCAGGCTTCGCGCTGGAAGCGCATGCAGGCCGTGACCGACCAGACCCTGGGCGAGGCCTTCGGGCAGCTCTACGTCGACCAGGCCTTCAGCCCCGAAGCCAAGGCCAAGGCCCTGGAAATGGTGAACAACATCAAGGCCAGCATGGCTGAGCACATCCAGACCAACACCTGGATGAGCGCGCCCACCAAGGCCGAAGCCTTGAAAAAGCTGAACGCCCTGCGCGTGAAAATCGGCTACCCCGACGTGTGGAAGGACTATTCGACGCTGCAAATCAGCCGCGAGAGCTACCTCAAAAACGTGCTGGCCGCCCGCCAGTGGGAGCGCCGCCGCGAGGCCGCCCACCTGGGCCAGCCCATCGACCGCAACGAGTGGGGCATGACGCCGCCCACCATCAACGCCTACTACAACCCGCCGATGAACGAAATCGTGTTTCCGGCGGGCTACCTGCAGCCGCCCTTCTTCGACCCCAAGGCCGACGACGCCATCAACTACGGCGCCATTGGCGGGGTGATGGGCCACGAAATGACCCACGGCTTCGACGACCAGGGCCGCCAGTACGACTCCGAAGGCAACCTGCGCGACTGGTGGACGCCGGCCGACGCGGCCGAGTTCACGAAGCGCGCCGCCGTGGTTGGCCGCCAATACGACGCCTTCTCGCCGCTCGATTCGGTGCACGTGAACGGCCAGCTGACCATGGGCGAAAACCTGGCCGATTTCGCCGGCCTCACGGTGGTGTATGGCGCCCTGCAGAAGCAATTGCAGCAGCGCTACGGCAACGGCCCACGCCCGAAGTACGATGGCTTCACGCCCGAGCAGCGCTACTTCCTGAGCTGGGCCCAACTGCGCCGCACCAACATTCGCCCCGAAGCCCTGCGCCAGCAAATTGCCACCGACCCGCACTCGCCCGGCCAATACCGCACCATCGGCCCGCTGATGAACATGCCGCAGTTCCAGGCCGCCTTCGGGTGCAAGGAGGGTGATAAGATGATACGCCCGGCCGCCCAGCGCGCCGTGATTTGGTAATAGCCAGTAGCGCGGACTTTGCAGTCCGCGTCCCCGCGTCACTTTCAATCCTCAAAGAAGCCCCGGTGCCCGCACATCGGGGCTTCTTTATGCGCCTATATTTAAGCCGGCATTCTACCCATGGTATCCCTTTTCACTCAGTATGAAGCTTTTTTTCTCTTGGAAGCGCGTCGGGCTGGCGCTATTGATTCTTCTGTGGCTGCCGGGGCCGGCGGCGCGAGCCCAGGCGCCGGCCTGGCAAATGGCCGTGGCCACCACCGGCAGCGGCGACCTTTCCCAGGCGTACGGCAGCGCCGCCGATGCCGCCGGCAATGTGTACATCGGGGGTAGCTTTCGGGGCACAGTCGCGTTTGGGGGCACCACGCTCACCAGCGTGGGCAGCTACGATTTGTTTGTGGCCAAGTACAACCCGGTCAGCCGCACCTTCGAGTGGGCCGTGCGCACCGGCGGCGCCAACAACGAGCAGGTGAATGCCGTGGCGGTGAGCAGCGCGGGCATTTACATCGCCGGTTTCACCCAAAGCGCGCTCATCAACTTTGGCCCCAGCACCCTGAGCGCCAGCGGCGGCGCCGATGCCTTCGTGGCGAAGCTCACGCCGGCCGGCAGCTTTGTGTGGGCGCTGCCTGTCAGCGGCGATGGCTTCGATGAAGCGCTGGCCCTGGCCGCCAATGGAACAAGCGTGTACGTAGGCGGGCATTTTAGCAGCAATTCGGCTAGCTTCGACGCCATACGCCTGCTGAATACCGGCACCGTGAATGCGGGCTACGACGATGGGTTTGTGGCTAAAATCGCCGACGCGGGTGCCACGGCAGGCTTTGCCTGGGCCCAGGGCCTGGGCGGCACCAACCACGACAAGGTGACGGCCCTGGCTGTGACCGGCGCTGATGTGCTGGTGGCCGGCAGCTTCCGCGTGACCAGCACGTTCGGGCCCTTCACGCTGACCAGCGCCGGCTTTCAGGACGTGTTTGTGGGCAAGTTGCTCGACACCGGCAGCAGCCGCAGCTTTGCGTGGGTGCAGCGGGCCGGCGGCAGCACCGGCGACGACGTGGCCCAGGGCGTGGCCGGGCGCGGCAACCGGGTATACGTGGCGGGCTATTTTGACAGCAGCACGGCCAGCTTCGGGACCACTACGCTGGCCCGGGCCGGCGACTACGACGCGTTTGTGGCCCAGCTCACCGATGCGGGCAGCAGCGGCAGCTTCGGCTGGGCCCAGCGCGCCGGCGGCACCAACGAGGACCGGGCCTACGGCGTGGCGGCCACGGCCGATGGCGTGTGCGTGGCCGGGTTTTCGCGCAGCGCCACGGCCACGTATGGCAGCACCACGCTAGCCAATTACGGCAGCAACGGCAGCGCCGACATCTTCGTGACCCGCCTGGTCGACAACGGTAGTAGCGGCGTCTTCGGCTGGGCCCAGCGCGCCGGCGGCACAGGCTCCGACCAGGCGTATGCCTTGACGCTTGCCGGTCCGGTCCTGTACGTGGCCGGCGCGGTTTCGCCCCAGGCCATTTTTGCCCCACTCACCATCAACGTTCCCACGAACGTGTCTATCCCCTTCCTCGCCT
This DNA window, taken from Hymenobacter sp. 5317J-9, encodes the following:
- a CDS encoding M56 family metallopeptidase; amino-acid sequence: MLSPTLLYLLKANGALLLFALAYFGLLRRLTFFTLNRYYLLFALLFSAVYPALPVPALLPPVAAAPVAVVLVETAAGPTGGLTTPAPTDWNAVALAVYGAGVALGLLRLLVQLLSLARLRRLSRPALVSGVAVRVLPGEVSPFSFGPTIYLNPAQHPAPELAAVLRHEQVHVRHWHTLDVLLAHLAQAGAWCNPAAWLLRRALLDNLEFLADHAALQSGLDRRAYQYSLLRLSQAQPGPALVSHFTFPTLKNRVAMMNTPLSSTGQLARYFVAGPLVLAAALGFSGARAQGAGPVVPVAAHEASAQPDREHATDYHITHYLDGKVSSIEDERKLGAENVASMVALKGEDARKISGNPQDEYVMVMTSKQNQNRPDVLAFNQKVAAAEARAASTRPAPAPAPAARRRPAGQPSSVRTVQGVRLASAPASSAAPAASQPSGPPPVYYVDGKVTRDGLANVAPDAIASVNVFKGEKTRELAGNAGAAGVVVITTKQRQDAPEVRAFNEKLGIAASPPAPAASVPYLAAPALAYITQHYPAARLLGVSEVKAADATPLHYQANIVMGRRPAYLLFDAQGQFISESYTSYLK
- a CDS encoding T9SS type A sorting domain-containing protein, with product MKLFFSWKRVGLALLILLWLPGPAARAQAPAWQMAVATTGSGDLSQAYGSAADAAGNVYIGGSFRGTVAFGGTTLTSVGSYDLFVAKYNPVSRTFEWAVRTGGANNEQVNAVAVSSAGIYIAGFTQSALINFGPSTLSASGGADAFVAKLTPAGSFVWALPVSGDGFDEALALAANGTSVYVGGHFSSNSASFDAIRLLNTGTVNAGYDDGFVAKIADAGATAGFAWAQGLGGTNHDKVTALAVTGADVLVAGSFRVTSTFGPFTLTSAGFQDVFVGKLLDTGSSRSFAWVQRAGGSTGDDVAQGVAGRGNRVYVAGYFDSSTASFGTTTLARAGDYDAFVAQLTDAGSSGSFGWAQRAGGTNEDRAYGVAATADGVCVAGFSRSATATYGSTTLANYGSNGSADIFVTRLVDNGSSGVFGWAQRAGGTGSDQAYALTLAGPVLYVAGAVSPQAIFAPLTINVPTNVSIPFLASLTDPTLTATTAAKGDLRFTLSPNPARTTATVQLQATPGAATATLTLLDALGRAVRTQQATPGARAELDLRGLTPGHYALRVSAGTEAGTRRLVVE
- a CDS encoding M13 family metallopeptidase, whose amino-acid sequence is MNNRYVVASTAALLALASCAGTKPATVATATPPAPAPTTETYPKGVGLDMADLDRSVNPCDDFFQFSGGNWLRNNPVPSYASSWGPRNLLGNRTQDLLRKILEDAAANRSAPPGSNLQKVGDFYAAAMDTAAIDRAGLAPLKPELDRVAAVRDAAALRAELIHLQDLGLGVLFRIGVDVDEKNTSQYAVQMNQGGLTLPNREFYFKTDARTEKVKTAYRTYMQELFRLQGAAPAVAQLDAAVVERIETRLAKASRTPVELRDPQANYNKMTVAAAQKRYPALDPKSLLAGLQLGKAQEIIVGQPAFFDEVNAVLKTESVPDLKTYLRWHLLRSAAAALPAPFADASFRYNQALTGAKQQASRWKRMQAVTDQTLGEAFGQLYVDQAFSPEAKAKALEMVNNIKASMAEHIQTNTWMSAPTKAEALKKLNALRVKIGYPDVWKDYSTLQISRESYLKNVLAARQWERRREAAHLGQPIDRNEWGMTPPTINAYYNPPMNEIVFPAGYLQPPFFDPKADDAINYGAIGGVMGHEMTHGFDDQGRQYDSEGNLRDWWTPADAAEFTKRAAVVGRQYDAFSPLDSVHVNGQLTMGENLADFAGLTVVYGALQKQLQQRYGNGPRPKYDGFTPEQRYFLSWAQLRRTNIRPEALRQQIATDPHSPGQYRTIGPLMNMPQFQAAFGCKEGDKMIRPAAQRAVIW